From a single Asticcacaulis sp. MM231 genomic region:
- a CDS encoding DUF736 domain-containing protein has product MAIIGTFTASGQNFTGKINTLKLDVDIHIVATEAPSENSPDFRLMAGDVEVGAGWKRTGRDSRREYLSVKLDDPTFPHPVYASLVASDAPDVFHLIWSRPSGS; this is encoded by the coding sequence ATGGCTATCATCGGCACCTTTACGGCTTCGGGCCAAAACTTCACAGGTAAGATCAATACGCTCAAACTGGATGTCGACATCCACATCGTGGCAACCGAGGCCCCGTCAGAAAACAGCCCGGACTTTCGCCTGATGGCTGGAGATGTTGAGGTCGGCGCGGGCTGGAAGCGAACTGGACGCGACAGCCGTCGTGAATACCTTTCCGTCAAGTTGGATGATCCGACGTTTCCGCATCCGGTCTATGCCAGCCTTGTTGCCAGTGATGCGCCCGACGTCTTTCATCTGATCTGGAGCCGCCCCTCGGGGAGCTGA
- a CDS encoding HEPN domain-containing protein, translating to MSPDALDHLPDIKRRELEHVVKVLFDAFGDATKTKQSDKRKAGRILKVILFGSYARGDWIEDRLSGYRSDYDILIVVSSHELTDLQEYWSVADDTFVREYTLTHELKTPVSFIVHSLQDVNDQLAKGRPFFSDIARDGIMLFEAEGHPLAKAKPLSPEEIKAEAKGYYEQWMPKAESAIKGVGFYLSEHELKDAAFLLHQATERLYHCTLLTFTLYSPKSHRLSFLRSQAEGLDERLRDVWPDDSKFARRCFAKLQRAYVEARYSAEYEITAEELTWLQERVGLLTEKTKQICEAHIAP from the coding sequence ATGTCGCCAGACGCCCTGGACCATCTTCCGGACATCAAACGCCGCGAGCTTGAGCACGTGGTGAAGGTGTTGTTTGACGCCTTTGGAGATGCCACAAAGACGAAGCAGTCTGATAAGCGCAAGGCCGGCCGCATCCTCAAGGTGATCCTGTTCGGGTCCTATGCGCGCGGCGACTGGATTGAAGACCGGCTTTCAGGCTATCGATCTGATTATGACATCCTGATCGTGGTCAGTAGCCATGAGCTCACCGATCTGCAGGAATACTGGTCGGTGGCGGACGACACCTTCGTGCGCGAATACACCCTGACGCACGAGCTGAAGACCCCCGTTAGTTTTATCGTGCACAGCCTTCAGGATGTGAATGACCAACTGGCCAAAGGGCGGCCATTCTTTAGTGACATTGCCCGCGATGGCATCATGTTGTTCGAGGCGGAGGGGCATCCGCTGGCGAAGGCAAAGCCTTTGTCGCCAGAGGAGATCAAGGCTGAGGCGAAGGGCTATTACGAACAGTGGATGCCGAAGGCAGAGAGCGCGATCAAAGGCGTCGGCTTTTATCTCTCTGAACATGAGCTTAAGGACGCAGCATTCTTGTTGCACCAGGCCACTGAGCGCCTATACCATTGTACCCTTCTGACCTTTACTCTCTATAGCCCGAAATCGCACCGGCTCAGCTTTCTGCGATCGCAAGCTGAAGGCTTAGATGAACGGCTCCGGGACGTATGGCCAGATGACAGTAAATTCGCGCGGCGCTGTTTCGCGAAGTTACAACGCGCCTATGTCGAGGCGCGTTATTCAGCGGAATATGAAATCACAGCCGAAGAGCTGACCTGGCTGCAAGAGCGGGTTGGCCTGCTGACGGAGAAGACAAAGCAAATTTGCGAAGCCCACATCGCGCCATAA
- a CDS encoding AAA family ATPase, with protein MNEHFIVRSIALRIARDIVPSSTIADRLMAWANDNAAWLFAGAWPANEKPDWAHFLAGLQSPLEAEDQRPQVLDLADELGRLLQLAAFDARLLTLMIACDRLPRVADLLNIVAEQIRDLPSVLGEIAGADPLEAGPHVRRSDVLKLGLMTFGIRSRHDNPVEIRWPLSRILDREPAPDRLAEALAGRRQVANLELADFAHVQDVSFLVRLLEGAVREQAHGVNILIYGPAGTGKTELARSLAAAAGCALHGIGEADEDGEEPTRNDRVLALLLAQRVLGDRSGAILLFDEMEDLIGGAQRSDGDWFSKREGSKVFVNRLLETNAAPVIWVTNAIGNVDDAILRRMSFVLKLDLPPRRVAHRILKRIINDETGEPSDAIGKLIDQAPETASVLRVATRAARLAGEADCGARAATSLVRALRGGELPPEGFGALDLQLYETDRPLDALFGSIRDLGMADVSLLLTGPPGTGKTALAHHLARILDRPLLVRRASDLLSKWVGETEQNIAGAFEDARRQEGVLLFDEANSLLFDRTNSRTTWEVGQVNEMLTWLDRHPFPVIAATNYRHRLDPASLRRFVFKLDLAPLGPERLVRAFEEFFGMTAPKAIEGLRNLTPGDFAVVARQLRYLPPQNAPAILECLRQESLLKPDVGVKIGF; from the coding sequence ATGAACGAACATTTTATTGTCCGCAGCATAGCGCTCCGGATTGCGCGCGACATCGTGCCAAGCTCAACGATTGCCGATCGATTGATGGCTTGGGCTAATGACAATGCTGCCTGGCTTTTCGCGGGGGCATGGCCTGCGAACGAAAAGCCTGATTGGGCACATTTTCTGGCTGGTTTGCAAAGTCCCTTAGAGGCAGAAGATCAACGCCCGCAAGTCCTCGACTTGGCGGATGAACTGGGACGCTTGCTGCAATTAGCGGCATTTGATGCGCGTCTGCTCACCCTGATGATTGCGTGTGATCGTCTTCCAAGAGTTGCCGATCTCCTCAACATCGTCGCCGAGCAAATTCGAGACTTACCGTCCGTTCTAGGCGAAATTGCTGGTGCAGATCCTTTGGAGGCTGGGCCGCACGTTCGTCGCAGCGACGTTCTGAAGCTTGGCCTGATGACTTTTGGCATTAGGTCACGTCACGATAATCCCGTGGAAATTCGCTGGCCGTTATCGCGTATTCTTGATCGTGAACCCGCTCCCGATCGTTTGGCGGAAGCCCTGGCAGGCCGTCGTCAGGTAGCGAACCTGGAACTCGCGGATTTTGCCCACGTTCAAGATGTTAGCTTCCTTGTGCGTCTCCTGGAGGGGGCGGTGCGCGAGCAAGCACATGGCGTCAACATCCTTATCTATGGACCCGCGGGAACAGGCAAGACAGAATTGGCACGGTCTCTGGCCGCCGCCGCTGGCTGCGCGTTGCATGGGATCGGAGAGGCAGATGAAGACGGCGAGGAGCCAACGCGGAATGACCGCGTCCTGGCGCTTCTGCTGGCGCAGCGCGTGCTGGGGGATCGCAGTGGCGCCATTCTCCTGTTCGACGAGATGGAGGATTTGATCGGCGGGGCACAACGCTCCGACGGTGATTGGTTCTCGAAGCGGGAAGGCAGCAAGGTATTCGTCAATCGTCTTCTGGAAACCAATGCAGCGCCTGTCATCTGGGTGACGAATGCCATTGGCAATGTTGACGATGCCATTCTGCGGCGGATGAGCTTCGTGCTCAAACTCGACCTGCCGCCACGGCGCGTCGCCCATCGCATTCTTAAGCGCATCATAAATGATGAAACGGGTGAGCCAAGTGATGCCATCGGCAAGCTTATCGATCAGGCGCCGGAAACAGCAAGCGTGCTGCGTGTCGCGACGCGGGCAGCGCGGCTGGCGGGAGAGGCTGACTGCGGCGCGCGCGCAGCAACATCTCTGGTGCGAGCATTACGTGGCGGAGAGTTGCCGCCGGAGGGGTTTGGCGCGCTCGACCTTCAGCTCTATGAGACCGATCGACCCCTTGATGCCCTTTTCGGATCTATCCGTGACCTGGGCATGGCCGATGTGTCCTTGCTCCTGACCGGACCGCCTGGAACAGGGAAGACTGCCCTGGCGCACCATTTAGCGCGTATTCTCGACCGGCCGCTGCTCGTCCGTCGGGCATCCGACCTTTTATCAAAATGGGTTGGCGAAACCGAACAAAATATTGCCGGTGCTTTCGAGGACGCGCGCCGGCAGGAGGGCGTTTTGCTGTTCGATGAGGCAAATTCCTTGCTATTTGACCGGACAAATTCCCGCACGACGTGGGAAGTCGGTCAGGTCAACGAGATGCTGACCTGGCTAGACCGCCACCCGTTTCCGGTTATTGCCGCAACAAACTATCGACATCGCCTTGATCCGGCCAGCTTGCGGCGGTTCGTCTTTAAGCTGGATCTTGCGCCACTGGGGCCAGAACGTCTGGTGCGCGCCTTTGAGGAATTTTTCGGCATGACAGCACCGAAAGCAATTGAAGGCTTACGGAACCTGACTCCGGGAGATTTTGCCGTGGTGGCGCGCCAATTGCGTTACTTGCCACCGCAAAATGCGCCGGCGATACTTGAGTGCCTTCGCCAAGAAAGCCTGCTTAAACCGGATGTGGGTGTGAAGATTGGCTTCTGA
- a CDS encoding RNA ligase RtcB family protein yields MGSTIPGMERLKTRWFLLACPVTWPALELGTIGGGNHFVEFQRVEEIVAPQRFDALNLTDDRVWMMVHSGSRGLGQAILQEQMALTGKLGLLATRPEAKAYLLRHDQAVAWAVVNRKIIAEQFLNAIGLSGGCLLDIVHNSVTEHRTGWLHRKGAAPADRGLVVIPGSRGDFSYLAEPVLDRGEDALFSLAHGAGRKWSRNDAHARLSRIYTVADLQRTKLSSHVICEDRRLIYEEAPEAYKDIAGVIGDLEAAGLIRVIARLRPLLSYKTRAS; encoded by the coding sequence ATGGGCTCGACGATCCCTGGGATGGAGCGGTTGAAGACGCGTTGGTTTCTGCTGGCCTGCCCAGTCACCTGGCCAGCCCTGGAACTCGGCACAATCGGCGGAGGCAACCACTTCGTCGAGTTTCAGAGAGTCGAGGAAATCGTCGCGCCACAACGGTTCGACGCGCTCAATCTTACCGATGATCGCGTCTGGATGATGGTCCATAGCGGTTCGCGCGGCTTGGGCCAGGCGATCCTTCAGGAGCAAATGGCACTCACCGGCAAGCTGGGCCTTCTCGCGACGCGCCCGGAAGCGAAGGCTTACCTATTACGGCATGATCAGGCCGTGGCATGGGCGGTCGTGAACCGGAAGATCATCGCTGAACAATTCCTAAACGCTATCGGCCTGTCTGGTGGCTGCTTACTGGATATCGTCCATAACAGCGTGACCGAACATCGCACGGGTTGGCTGCACCGCAAGGGCGCCGCACCTGCGGATCGCGGGCTTGTCGTGATCCCGGGATCGAGAGGTGACTTCAGCTATCTGGCTGAGCCAGTGCTGGATCGTGGCGAAGACGCGCTCTTCTCATTGGCCCATGGTGCTGGGCGTAAATGGAGCCGCAATGACGCCCACGCGCGCCTTTCCCGGATATACACGGTGGCCGACTTGCAGCGGACGAAGCTGTCAAGCCATGTGATTTGCGAGGACCGCCGTCTCATCTACGAAGAAGCGCCGGAAGCCTATAAGGATATCGCCGGGGTTATCGGTGATCTTGAGGCAGCCGGCCTTATCCGGGTGATCGCTCGGCTCCGACCACTTCTAAGCTACAAGACGAGGGCATCATGA
- the prfH gene encoding peptide chain release factor H: MTEFILHLTSGKGPDECRWVVERLAQAFTREGVQQGLSCELLEEHDALPASLLFRVSGDNAHSFAQERIGTILWVGDSPFRPGHRRRNWFAGVAPAPSPETVPDLRDEDIDFQTMRASGPGGQHVNKTDSAVRATHRPTGLVSTAQEQRSQHANRKLAKLKLAIMLEERRTGALKDAQVEQWASHQNLERGNPVRTYMGPLFKLKSVK, translated from the coding sequence ATGACTGAATTCATTCTGCATTTAACTTCAGGCAAAGGACCTGACGAGTGCCGTTGGGTGGTGGAGCGATTGGCACAAGCTTTCACACGCGAGGGCGTACAACAGGGCCTGTCATGCGAACTCCTAGAAGAACACGATGCGCTCCCGGCCTCGCTGCTCTTCAGGGTTAGCGGCGACAACGCACATTCCTTTGCCCAAGAACGGATTGGCACCATCCTGTGGGTTGGCGACAGCCCGTTTCGCCCTGGCCACAGGCGTCGCAACTGGTTCGCGGGTGTCGCGCCGGCGCCATCACCTGAGACTGTGCCCGACTTGCGAGATGAAGATATTGACTTTCAGACCATGAGGGCAAGTGGACCGGGCGGACAGCATGTCAATAAAACTGACAGTGCCGTGCGTGCGACACACCGGCCGACTGGTTTGGTTTCAACTGCGCAGGAGCAGCGATCTCAGCATGCAAATCGTAAACTAGCGAAGCTCAAACTGGCAATAATGCTTGAAGAGCGCCGCACCGGAGCACTTAAGGATGCTCAGGTTGAGCAGTGGGCGTCACATCAAAACTTGGAACGCGGAAACCCGGTGCGGACTTATATGGGACCGCTTTTCAAGCTTAAGTCTGTTAAATAA
- a CDS encoding YiiX/YebB-like N1pC/P60 family cysteine hydrolase, with the protein METSSHFRRIKTERLEPGDIILTTSSDEVSERVREVTNGTVSHAMICVQNSSIINSTDGGVQASNLQRELYGPRDAVIVLRLRKMLTDVELAAVVTFARSEVGTRYSKREAFRVVVPGPKPRTRQQFCSRFVARAFQQVGVILAEDPDYCTPDELRQSPLLIEISDITEEVSEAERLAWASRPNPILATQIATNKVLDFARTLDADIESFSDLDQAVQLHPEWDDDIAKVFRESGYLDLWKIDFEVNPWHYSLDEMAKMNRPDRMEDLRGYAIDTIKEFHSGNWRYACNVLHYEAMHKANGRTTDAQLLALYKLLTRNDEKRRNVALSWLKQFYPQEVKKNIERVEPHTDIWFSIVDRVEPRLAAIARTSISCTGSVYICSSCGDDPTNDYFLLNAAEAMPGVPMLRLCDDCVAIRRNYGEKLESI; encoded by the coding sequence ATGGAAACTTCAAGCCACTTTAGACGAATAAAAACCGAGCGCCTTGAACCTGGCGATATTATTCTTACAACGTCGTCTGATGAGGTAAGCGAGCGGGTTAGAGAAGTCACGAATGGGACGGTTTCTCACGCCATGATATGCGTACAAAACTCCTCCATCATAAACTCGACGGACGGTGGAGTGCAGGCAAGCAATTTACAACGGGAACTTTACGGGCCTCGCGACGCAGTTATTGTCCTGAGGCTGCGAAAAATGCTCACTGACGTGGAATTAGCGGCCGTCGTAACTTTCGCCAGGTCAGAAGTGGGAACCAGATATTCCAAACGAGAAGCGTTCAGGGTGGTGGTTCCTGGGCCAAAGCCTAGAACAAGACAACAATTTTGTTCGCGTTTCGTCGCACGCGCATTTCAACAGGTTGGGGTCATCCTCGCAGAAGATCCCGACTACTGCACGCCAGACGAACTTAGACAAAGCCCTTTACTAATTGAAATTAGCGACATTACGGAGGAAGTCTCAGAGGCAGAAAGGCTTGCCTGGGCCTCAAGGCCAAATCCAATTCTTGCAACTCAAATCGCCACCAACAAGGTACTCGACTTTGCGCGGACCTTAGACGCCGATATCGAGAGTTTCAGCGACCTCGATCAAGCTGTCCAGCTACATCCGGAGTGGGACGACGACATAGCCAAAGTGTTTCGGGAGTCCGGCTACCTCGATCTCTGGAAGATAGATTTCGAGGTCAACCCCTGGCACTATTCTCTCGATGAAATGGCAAAGATGAATCGACCGGACCGCATGGAGGATCTGCGCGGTTACGCAATCGACACAATTAAGGAATTTCATTCGGGCAATTGGCGCTATGCGTGCAACGTCCTTCACTACGAGGCGATGCACAAGGCGAACGGCAGAACGACGGATGCGCAGCTTCTCGCACTTTACAAGCTTTTGACGCGCAACGACGAAAAGCGACGGAACGTTGCGTTGAGCTGGTTGAAGCAGTTTTATCCACAAGAAGTCAAAAAGAATATTGAGCGAGTTGAACCTCATACTGACATATGGTTTTCAATTGTCGACCGTGTTGAACCTCGCCTTGCCGCCATAGCCCGCACGTCAATAAGCTGTACAGGTTCAGTTTATATTTGTTCTAGCTGCGGAGACGATCCCACGAACGACTATTTCTTGTTGAATGCAGCGGAAGCAATGCCAGGTGTTCCAATGCTCAGACTTTGCGACGACTGCGTAGCAATTAGACGTAACTACGGAGAGAAACTAGAGAGCATCTAA
- a CDS encoding DUF2971 domain-containing protein, whose product MIELSDEERFIAQIFMPENLERTENFFQNHGKFAHYTSAETAFRIIQSKKVWMRNAVTMNDFSEIIYGEQCLSPLFQQEEIGGKLGAFLNSIQAGVTEELSAKFNLYLPHLKNHTYLTSMSEHDEGEDVYGRLSMWRAYAPKNGVALVINHHPFAEATERLKANSSPVSYFTEEQFSENYKQIVERVTANGAFFSEIPREYLVSVILNWLKYSLLCTKHPGFREEREWRVIYSPTVEVSPAIEECIEIVAGVPQEVHKIPLENREESGLVGADLGELLHRIIIGPSEDAFTIKCAFVKLLSGLRIEGADAKVVISNIPLRTF is encoded by the coding sequence TTGATTGAACTGTCGGACGAAGAGCGTTTCATTGCCCAGATATTTATGCCAGAAAATCTGGAACGTACTGAAAATTTTTTTCAGAACCACGGTAAGTTCGCGCACTATACATCGGCAGAGACAGCGTTTCGAATTATACAATCAAAAAAAGTCTGGATGCGCAATGCCGTCACGATGAATGATTTTTCGGAAATCATTTATGGCGAACAGTGCCTATCTCCATTGTTTCAGCAGGAAGAAATCGGAGGAAAGCTAGGAGCGTTTCTCAACAGTATTCAGGCCGGTGTTACCGAAGAATTGAGTGCTAAGTTCAATCTGTATTTGCCGCATCTGAAGAACCACACCTATTTGACTTCGATGTCGGAGCATGACGAAGGAGAGGATGTTTATGGTCGGCTCTCTATGTGGCGTGCATACGCGCCAAAAAATGGAGTGGCTCTCGTAATTAATCATCACCCATTCGCTGAAGCAACGGAGAGACTTAAAGCAAACTCAAGTCCTGTATCTTACTTCACAGAGGAGCAATTCAGCGAAAATTATAAGCAAATTGTAGAGCGCGTCACAGCCAATGGAGCTTTCTTTAGTGAAATTCCACGAGAATATCTCGTTTCCGTTATTTTAAACTGGCTCAAGTATTCACTTTTGTGCACAAAACATCCCGGATTTAGGGAAGAGCGAGAGTGGAGAGTTATTTATTCGCCCACTGTTGAAGTTTCGCCAGCTATCGAAGAATGCATAGAAATTGTTGCCGGCGTACCTCAAGAAGTTCACAAGATCCCCCTGGAAAATCGCGAGGAAAGCGGATTGGTAGGCGCGGATTTAGGAGAATTGCTTCATCGAATTATAATCGGCCCTAGTGAAGACGCTTTTACAATCAAATGCGCGTTCGTTAAGCTTCTTAGCGGTTTGCGAATTGAAGGCGCGGACGCGAAGGTTGTCATTTCGAATATCCCATTACGGACATTTTGA
- a CDS encoding ATP-binding protein: MMAEERARSHHSVADRLEKALHAVAVTPPPLITSRGPGSDGKDLILESNPQVQLDQLLLTLPARREADQIIEEHIRADVLRANGYEPRHRILLSGPPGNGKTSYAEAIAEALALPFLVVRYDALIGSYLGETNTRLRKLFDYVRTRPCVLFFDEFDSIGKERGDEHETGEIKRVVSFLLLQIDQLPSYVVTIAATNHAELLDRAVWRRFQSKIAFPQPTRTEVAAFMERIFLSWPQAPKMKPSTLSNKLQASSYAEARDFCQNVRRRNILGLGEADIDSSINAELELWGARVIPDRVDGNRSNQTTPSTGRGRATTKTPRKRG, from the coding sequence ATGATGGCAGAAGAACGCGCGCGTTCGCACCACTCCGTCGCCGACAGATTGGAAAAAGCGCTGCACGCGGTAGCTGTGACCCCGCCGCCCCTCATCACCTCGCGTGGGCCAGGGAGTGATGGCAAAGACCTCATTCTGGAGAGCAATCCGCAGGTTCAGCTTGATCAGCTTCTACTCACATTGCCCGCCCGTCGGGAAGCCGACCAGATCATCGAAGAGCATATTCGCGCCGATGTACTCAGGGCGAATGGCTATGAACCTCGCCACCGCATTCTGTTATCCGGGCCTCCGGGCAACGGAAAAACCTCTTATGCGGAAGCGATCGCTGAGGCCTTGGCCTTGCCTTTCCTGGTGGTGCGTTACGACGCTTTGATTGGAAGCTACCTGGGCGAAACCAATACGCGGCTTCGCAAACTGTTCGACTATGTGCGAACCCGCCCCTGTGTGCTGTTTTTCGATGAGTTTGACTCGATCGGAAAAGAGCGTGGTGACGAGCATGAAACGGGGGAAATCAAGCGCGTTGTCTCGTTCTTGTTATTGCAGATTGATCAATTGCCAAGCTACGTTGTGACGATTGCCGCGACGAACCATGCGGAGCTGCTCGACCGGGCGGTTTGGCGCCGCTTCCAGTCCAAAATCGCGTTTCCGCAACCAACCAGAACGGAAGTCGCCGCGTTTATGGAACGCATATTCTTATCTTGGCCCCAGGCCCCTAAGATGAAGCCGTCGACACTTTCGAATAAACTTCAAGCGTCGTCTTATGCTGAAGCACGTGACTTTTGCCAAAACGTGCGCCGCCGTAATATACTCGGCTTAGGCGAGGCTGATATTGATTCGTCAATCAACGCCGAATTAGAGCTATGGGGAGCACGGGTAATACCCGATCGTGTTGATGGCAATAGATCCAACCAAACCACTCCTTCGACTGGACGTGGGCGAGCAACAACAAAGACACCTCGGAAACGCGGATAA
- a CDS encoding S8 family peptidase: MERGFTPWRDVFAHLADIRLWGPRDRLGEFHQSVLVDEIEYLQDHDLVTLEIELVFRHGSIASDDNENTIRAFTAAQGGRVLHRSRIADIHYHALLVALPVSEIRRIIELSHDSIVGSEAVMHICPQSLASRIHTNEEETGGPAAPVPTGAPILALLDGVPVAGHPDLIGRLDVDDAFSLEPGAQVAARVHGTAMASLITRGDLNVTETPLPRRIHVVPVLGDNDQFPSDRLVVDMIYVAIARMLEGDEPTAPYITIVNLSLGNARTLFDRKMSAWARLLDRLATKHGLLFIVSAGNHGGPFRVPGINNWLDFERADHIGRSKSTLSGVDARMGHRRLMSPAESINSLTIGASNDDNVPATDRRLTTNLNPYPLLQMANPSSALGPGFANSIKPDLLFPGGKEHVSMVQSGTELHVRVAQPARAHGLKVAGPPRGGAENVRTHSGNTSGATALASRTCHRIHDALEAAYGNEFLSLSKHKRSVLLKALLVHTAVWPETTATFMRALLGPDDPNQTYRQRENIKRHIGYGFADPDLAISCAADRATFWAVGELKSEKGVEISVPIPACIGAQLMPHSIQATLAWLTPVSSGRKAYRNIRLRIEEPDSMSSLGVTTAKSQPETFQAWRGTVYSKTWEGSNAAIVTPDHFLRFWVQRQPDLTNDNKDEAVQFAVAVTVAMPGQMQIYEQVRQRIAQLPAIRPR, translated from the coding sequence ATGGAACGCGGCTTTACACCTTGGCGTGACGTATTCGCTCACCTGGCCGATATTCGGCTATGGGGCCCCCGAGATCGCCTCGGCGAATTCCATCAGAGCGTTCTTGTAGATGAAATTGAATACCTTCAAGACCACGATCTTGTCACGCTTGAGATCGAACTGGTCTTTCGTCATGGATCGATAGCGTCTGATGACAATGAAAACACAATCCGTGCCTTCACCGCCGCCCAAGGTGGGCGGGTCTTGCACCGGTCACGGATTGCCGACATCCATTACCACGCGCTTTTGGTAGCCCTGCCGGTTTCCGAGATACGCCGGATCATCGAATTGTCACATGACAGCATCGTAGGTTCTGAAGCCGTCATGCACATCTGCCCGCAAAGCCTGGCGAGCCGCATTCACACAAACGAGGAAGAAACTGGCGGGCCTGCTGCCCCAGTCCCCACTGGCGCGCCAATCCTAGCCCTATTAGATGGGGTTCCCGTTGCAGGTCACCCAGACCTGATCGGTCGTCTTGACGTCGACGACGCGTTTAGCCTGGAGCCAGGGGCGCAGGTCGCCGCTCGCGTCCATGGCACAGCTATGGCTTCACTCATCACACGCGGCGACCTGAACGTCACCGAAACACCATTGCCCCGCCGCATCCATGTCGTTCCTGTGCTCGGGGACAACGATCAATTCCCGTCAGACCGTCTCGTGGTCGATATGATCTATGTTGCCATTGCTCGGATGTTGGAAGGCGATGAGCCGACTGCCCCATACATAACCATCGTCAATCTCTCACTTGGGAATGCGCGCACTCTGTTTGATCGTAAAATGTCGGCTTGGGCTCGGTTACTCGACCGATTGGCGACGAAGCATGGTTTGCTTTTCATCGTGAGCGCCGGCAACCACGGCGGCCCATTCCGCGTACCAGGGATAAATAACTGGCTGGACTTCGAGCGGGCGGACCATATCGGCCGCTCGAAGTCCACGCTGTCGGGTGTGGACGCACGAATGGGCCATCGCCGGCTTATGTCACCGGCGGAGTCAATCAATAGCCTGACCATCGGCGCTTCGAACGACGATAACGTTCCTGCGACAGACCGGCGGCTGACGACTAATCTAAATCCCTATCCACTCTTGCAAATGGCGAACCCATCGAGTGCACTTGGGCCGGGTTTTGCAAACAGCATTAAACCGGACCTTCTCTTTCCTGGTGGCAAAGAACACGTGTCTATGGTGCAATCGGGCACAGAGCTTCACGTGCGCGTCGCTCAACCAGCCAGAGCTCACGGTCTAAAGGTGGCAGGACCACCCCGCGGCGGTGCCGAGAACGTTCGTACCCATTCCGGAAATACAAGCGGCGCGACCGCCCTGGCGTCGAGGACGTGCCACCGTATCCACGACGCACTCGAAGCCGCTTACGGTAATGAGTTTTTGAGCCTGTCTAAGCACAAGAGATCGGTCCTTTTAAAGGCACTCTTGGTGCATACAGCGGTCTGGCCCGAAACGACAGCGACTTTCATGCGTGCGCTCCTGGGGCCAGACGATCCCAATCAGACCTACCGTCAGCGCGAAAATATTAAACGACACATAGGTTATGGGTTTGCCGATCCGGACCTTGCCATCTCATGCGCCGCTGACAGGGCAACTTTCTGGGCCGTAGGCGAATTAAAAAGTGAAAAAGGCGTAGAAATTTCGGTCCCGATACCGGCTTGTATCGGCGCGCAACTAATGCCGCATTCTATACAAGCCACCTTGGCATGGTTGACCCCCGTTTCGTCTGGCAGAAAGGCGTACCGGAACATTCGTTTGCGTATAGAGGAACCGGACAGCATGTCCTCCCTCGGCGTAACCACGGCAAAGAGTCAACCGGAAACCTTCCAAGCGTGGCGAGGAACCGTGTATTCTAAAACTTGGGAGGGCAGTAACGCCGCGATTGTCACACCAGATCACTTTTTAAGATTTTGGGTCCAACGGCAGCCGGATCTGACCAATGACAATAAAGATGAGGCGGTACAATTTGCCGTTGCGGTGACGGTTGCGATGCCAGGGCAGATGCAAATCTACGAACAGGTGCGCCAGCGTATTGCACAATTACCAGCTATTCGACCCAGATGA